A window from Pseudomonas frederiksbergensis encodes these proteins:
- a CDS encoding benzoate/H(+) symporter BenE family transporter: MKSLFQDFSLSAAVAGFIATVISYAGPLVIIFQAAETAHLSREVLSSWVWAISIGSAVLGIGLSLRYRVPVIIAWSAPGSALLVALLPGISMPEAVGAYLVSSLIIFLVGVSGAFDRIIGKLPAAIAAAMLAGILFSFGTGLFISLQGKPLLVLAMFATYLVCKRLMPRYAVLMVLLVGCSMAFLAGDLHSEALVIGMATPVWITPTFSLSATLNIALPLVMVALTGQFVPGMAVLRASGYPTPAGPIIASSAVGTALLAPFGCHGLNLAAITAAICTGREAHEDPGKRYVAGVVGGLCYLVLGIFGATLVSLFSAFPKELIAALAGLALFAAIAGALAGAMAVPSDREAALVTFLTTASGMSLLGLSAAFWGLIFGMVTHVLLNARRPAPRSKSAATEALQPVDQ; the protein is encoded by the coding sequence ATGAAAAGCTTATTCCAGGACTTTTCCCTGTCTGCGGCCGTGGCCGGATTTATCGCCACGGTGATTTCCTACGCAGGCCCGTTGGTGATCATCTTTCAGGCTGCCGAGACCGCGCACCTCTCGCGGGAGGTGCTGTCTTCCTGGGTTTGGGCGATTTCCATCGGCAGCGCCGTGCTCGGAATCGGGTTGAGCCTGCGTTACCGCGTCCCGGTGATCATCGCGTGGTCAGCGCCGGGTTCGGCGTTGCTGGTGGCGCTGTTGCCGGGGATCTCCATGCCGGAGGCGGTAGGTGCGTATCTGGTCAGTAGCCTGATTATCTTTCTGGTCGGGGTCTCGGGAGCGTTTGACCGGATCATCGGCAAACTGCCTGCGGCGATTGCGGCAGCGATGCTGGCGGGGATCCTGTTCAGCTTCGGCACCGGGTTGTTCATCTCGTTGCAGGGCAAGCCGTTGCTGGTGCTGGCGATGTTCGCCACCTACCTGGTCTGCAAACGGCTGATGCCGCGGTATGCGGTGTTGATGGTGCTGCTGGTGGGTTGCTCGATGGCTTTTCTCGCCGGTGATTTGCACAGCGAGGCGTTGGTAATCGGGATGGCCACGCCGGTGTGGATCACACCTACGTTCAGCCTGAGCGCGACCCTGAATATCGCCTTGCCGCTGGTGATGGTGGCGCTGACCGGCCAGTTCGTTCCCGGCATGGCGGTGCTGCGCGCCAGCGGTTACCCAACGCCGGCCGGCCCGATCATCGCCAGCAGTGCGGTGGGCACGGCGCTGTTGGCGCCGTTCGGTTGCCATGGGCTGAATCTGGCAGCCATCACCGCGGCGATTTGTACCGGGCGCGAAGCCCATGAAGATCCCGGCAAACGCTATGTGGCCGGGGTTGTGGGCGGGCTGTGTTACCTGGTGCTGGGGATTTTCGGCGCCACCCTGGTTTCACTGTTTTCGGCGTTCCCCAAAGAACTGATCGCGGCCCTGGCCGGGCTGGCGCTGTTCGCCGCGATTGCCGGGGCGTTGGCCGGCGCAATGGCCGTGCCGAGTGATCGCGAAGCCGCGTTGGTGACTTTTCTGACCACCGCCTCGGGCATGTCGTTGTTGGGTTTGTCCGCTGCTTTTTGGGGGCTGATTTTCGGCATGGTCACGCACGTGTTGCTGAACGCCCGTCGTCCCGCTCCCCGCAGCAAATCCGCTGCGACTGAAGCACTTCAACCTGTCGATCAATAA
- a CDS encoding aromatic acid/H+ symport family MFS transporter, with product MRKIDVHAVIDNARFNRFHWMVLFWCALIIIFDGYDLVIYGVVLPMLMKEWGLSPLQAGALGSYALFGMMFGALFFGPLSDRIGRKKAITICVMLFSGFTVLNGFARNPTEFGLCRFIAGLGIGGVMPNVVALMNEYAPKKIRSTLVAIMFSGYSVGGMLSAGLGIVLIPSFGWQSVFYVAVLPLLLLPLIMYFLPESVGFMLRQGRYEEARNVLQRIDPAYVAQTSDQLHMSEVKGTGTPVLQLFREGRALRTLMLWLAFFCCLLMVYALSSWLPKLMANAGYSLGSSLSFLLVLNFGAIFGAVGGGVLGDKLNLPRVLAVFFAVAAVSITLLGFNSPMPLLYLLIAIAGATTIGSQILLYACAAQFYSMTIRSTGLGWASGIGRNGAIVGPLLGGALLGISLPLQLNFMAFALPGAVAAMAMTVFAISSRRSAQQKLPGIHGSPDGAVGEAS from the coding sequence ATGCGCAAGATCGACGTACATGCGGTTATCGACAACGCACGATTCAACCGCTTTCACTGGATGGTGCTGTTCTGGTGTGCCCTGATCATCATTTTCGACGGTTACGATTTGGTGATCTACGGCGTGGTGTTGCCGATGCTGATGAAAGAGTGGGGGCTCAGTCCTCTGCAAGCGGGCGCACTGGGCAGTTATGCACTGTTCGGGATGATGTTCGGCGCGCTGTTTTTCGGCCCGCTGTCGGACAGGATCGGTCGCAAAAAAGCCATCACGATCTGCGTGATGCTGTTCAGCGGTTTTACCGTGCTCAATGGTTTTGCCCGCAACCCCACCGAGTTTGGCCTCTGCCGGTTCATTGCCGGGCTTGGCATTGGCGGGGTGATGCCCAACGTCGTGGCGCTGATGAACGAGTACGCGCCGAAGAAAATCCGCAGCACGCTGGTGGCGATCATGTTCAGCGGCTATTCGGTAGGCGGCATGCTGTCGGCGGGGCTCGGTATCGTGCTGATCCCGAGTTTTGGCTGGCAATCGGTGTTTTACGTGGCGGTGCTGCCGTTGCTGTTGTTGCCGTTGATCATGTACTTCCTGCCCGAGTCGGTAGGTTTCATGCTGCGCCAGGGGCGCTATGAAGAGGCGCGAAACGTCCTGCAGCGAATTGACCCGGCGTACGTCGCGCAAACCAGCGATCAGTTGCACATGAGCGAAGTGAAGGGCACTGGCACGCCGGTGTTGCAACTGTTTCGCGAAGGTCGTGCGCTGCGCACGCTGATGTTGTGGCTGGCGTTTTTCTGCTGCTTGCTGATGGTCTACGCCTTGAGTTCCTGGCTGCCAAAACTGATGGCCAACGCCGGTTACAGCCTGGGCTCGAGTCTGTCGTTCCTGCTTGTGCTCAACTTCGGTGCCATTTTCGGCGCGGTGGGCGGCGGTGTGCTGGGAGACAAACTCAACCTGCCGCGGGTGTTGGCGGTGTTCTTCGCCGTGGCAGCGGTGTCGATCACCTTGCTGGGCTTCAACAGTCCGATGCCGCTGTTGTACCTGCTGATCGCCATTGCCGGCGCCACCACCATTGGCTCGCAGATTCTGTTGTACGCCTGCGCCGCGCAGTTCTACTCCATGACCATTCGCTCCACCGGTTTGGGCTGGGCCTCGGGCATCGGGCGCAACGGTGCCATTGTCGGACCGCTGCTGGGCGGTGCCTTGCTCGGGATCAGCCTGCCGCTGCAACTGAACTTCATGGCATTCGCCTTGCCCGGTGCGGTGGCCGCGATGGCCATGACCGTGTTCGCCATCAGCAGTCGGCGCAGTGCCCAACAAAAGTTGCCGGGCATCCATGGATCGCCTGACGGGGCTGTCGGCGAGGCTTCATGA
- a CDS encoding FAD/FMN-containing dehydrogenase yields the protein MKYWPVLLLSLLPLWAQALEEGERLAPWTLLDQFDQPFTLDNQTQTLLVARSMDAAKLVAAALQDQPKGYLEARHAVFVADIQRMPRLIAKMFAVPAMRDYPYRVMLDRDGRVAPRYPGPVDKVLWLQLKDGQLVGQYEFATAAQLREALEKALP from the coding sequence GTGAAATATTGGCCCGTGTTATTGCTCAGTCTTCTGCCTCTTTGGGCGCAAGCACTGGAGGAGGGTGAGCGGCTGGCGCCGTGGACCTTGCTCGATCAGTTCGATCAGCCCTTCACACTTGATAACCAGACTCAGACGTTGCTGGTGGCGCGCAGCATGGACGCCGCCAAACTGGTCGCCGCCGCTCTGCAGGACCAGCCCAAGGGCTACCTGGAGGCTCGGCACGCGGTATTTGTCGCGGACATCCAGCGCATGCCTCGACTGATCGCGAAAATGTTTGCTGTACCGGCCATGCGCGATTATCCCTATCGAGTGATGCTTGACCGTGATGGTCGCGTGGCGCCGCGCTACCCCGGACCTGTGGATAAAGTGCTGTGGCTGCAGCTCAAGGACGGTCAATTGGTGGGGCAGTACGAATTCGCTACGGCTGCGCAATTGCGTGAGGCGCTGGAGAAGGCCCTGCCCTGA
- a CDS encoding DUF1780 domain-containing protein yields the protein MDDSDYLRLLTIAAEQANAFLSNARKWERERWVCQRLLQGLNIPYRADEFAPAGEPPDVLFRDASFEVFFVLDEGRRLNDEWRDELQRRRSAFSLSSLVRREAKPRRIPANEFLLRLAPTLRKKAHNYKERGMDLGELDIIAFASLKREVLDLNSHFPPPTEYLRQGWRSLSLVGPTFVRVLFAHPDAPDFLRSNLGRSIVFDVGISL from the coding sequence ATGGATGACTCAGATTATTTACGCCTGCTGACCATTGCGGCCGAGCAAGCCAACGCGTTCCTGTCCAATGCCCGCAAATGGGAGCGTGAGCGTTGGGTCTGCCAGCGCCTGCTGCAAGGCCTGAACATTCCCTATCGCGCCGACGAATTCGCCCCGGCCGGGGAGCCGCCGGACGTGCTGTTTCGTGACGCCAGTTTCGAAGTGTTTTTCGTGCTCGATGAGGGCCGACGCCTCAACGACGAATGGCGCGATGAGCTGCAACGCCGGCGCAGTGCGTTTTCCCTGAGTTCGCTGGTGCGCCGCGAGGCCAAGCCCCGGCGCATTCCGGCCAATGAGTTCTTGCTCAGGCTCGCGCCAACCTTGCGCAAAAAAGCGCACAACTACAAAGAACGCGGCATGGACCTGGGCGAACTGGACATCATCGCCTTCGCCAGCCTCAAGCGCGAAGTGCTGGACCTCAACAGCCATTTCCCGCCGCCTACCGAATACCTGCGCCAAGGCTGGCGCTCGTTGTCGCTGGTCGGCCCGACCTTCGTCCGTGTGCTATTCGCGCACCCGGATGCCCCGGATTTTTTGCGCAGCAACCTGGGTCGCAGCATTGTTTTCGACGTCGGGATCAGCCTGTGA
- a CDS encoding MOSC domain-containing protein, with the protein MSPLQELIAEVPQTGRVRWIGVRPQSRSQMIELDAVEARLEAGLTGDHARPGVRNARQVTLIQWEHLAVINSLMGRPADQPVLPNDLRRNLVISGINLFSLKGRRFRIGQAIFETTGWCQPCARLENNLGPGTFQAVRGHGGITARVLQSGIIRLDDTVSVEPIPASGYAPFNVR; encoded by the coding sequence GTGAGTCCATTGCAGGAGCTGATTGCCGAAGTGCCGCAAACAGGTCGCGTTCGCTGGATCGGCGTGCGGCCGCAATCACGTTCTCAGATGATCGAACTCGATGCCGTGGAAGCGCGGCTTGAAGCCGGATTGACCGGTGATCACGCGCGTCCCGGCGTACGCAATGCGCGGCAGGTAACGCTGATCCAATGGGAGCATCTGGCGGTGATCAACTCACTGATGGGCCGCCCGGCGGATCAACCGGTATTACCTAATGATTTGCGACGCAACCTCGTTATCAGCGGTATCAATCTGTTCAGTCTCAAGGGTCGGCGCTTCAGGATTGGCCAGGCGATTTTCGAAACCACCGGCTGGTGCCAACCCTGCGCCCGTCTCGAGAACAACCTCGGCCCCGGGACTTTTCAGGCCGTTCGCGGACATGGCGGAATCACCGCCCGGGTGTTACAAAGTGGAATCATTCGCCTGGACGATACGGTGAGCGTCGAGCCCATTCCTGCCAGCGGCTATGCTCCGTTCAACGTTCGTTAA
- a CDS encoding DUF3094 domain-containing protein: MTSRLNPDDQKHVEEYLQLSQHQVERRPFRPWMLLVVVLAVTIGLGLLSRFISYLTL; this comes from the coding sequence ATGACCAGCCGCCTGAACCCAGACGACCAAAAGCATGTCGAAGAGTACCTGCAATTGTCCCAGCACCAAGTCGAGCGCCGGCCTTTCCGGCCGTGGATGCTCCTGGTGGTGGTGTTGGCAGTGACCATTGGTTTAGGCCTGTTGAGCCGATTTATCAGTTACCTGACGCTATGA
- a CDS encoding NAD(P)/FAD-dependent oxidoreductase → MTHRIVIVGGGAGGLELATRLGKTLGKRGTASVMLVDANLTHIWKPLLHEVAAGSLNSSEDELNYVAQAKWNHFEFQLGRMSGLDRAQKKIQLAATYDEAGIELVPAREVGYDSLVIAVGSTTNDFGTQGAAQHCLFLDTRKQAERFHQQLLNHYLRAHAGQTDKVEQISVAIVGAGATGVELAAELHNAAHELAAYGLDRIKPENMHITLIEAGPRVLPALPERIGGPVHKTLEKLGVNVMTNAAVSEVTADSLITADGKVINASLKVWAAGIRAPGFLKDIDGLETNRINQLHVLPTLQTTRDENIFAFGDCAACPQPGTDRNVPPRAQAAHQQASLLAKSLKLRIEGKPLPAYKYTDYGSLISLSRFSAVGNLMGNLTGSVMLEGWLARMFYVSLYRMHQMALYGAFRTAMLMLGSKIGRGTEPRLKLH, encoded by the coding sequence ATGACTCATCGTATTGTCATCGTTGGCGGCGGCGCCGGCGGTCTGGAGTTGGCTACCCGTCTGGGTAAGACTCTGGGCAAGCGCGGCACGGCCAGTGTGATGCTGGTCGACGCGAACCTGACCCACATCTGGAAACCGCTGTTGCACGAGGTGGCGGCAGGTTCCCTGAACTCCTCCGAAGACGAACTCAACTATGTTGCCCAGGCAAAATGGAACCACTTCGAGTTCCAGCTGGGGCGCATGAGCGGGCTTGATCGCGCACAGAAAAAAATCCAGCTGGCCGCTACCTACGACGAAGCCGGCATTGAACTGGTCCCGGCGCGTGAAGTGGGTTATGACTCGCTGGTGATCGCGGTCGGTAGCACCACCAACGATTTCGGGACACAGGGCGCGGCGCAACACTGCCTGTTCCTCGACACCCGCAAACAGGCCGAGCGCTTCCACCAGCAATTGCTCAACCACTACCTGCGCGCCCATGCCGGGCAGACCGACAAGGTCGAGCAAATCAGCGTGGCCATCGTTGGCGCCGGTGCCACCGGGGTCGAACTGGCCGCAGAACTGCACAACGCAGCCCATGAACTGGCGGCATACGGCCTGGACCGGATCAAACCGGAGAACATGCACATCACGCTGATTGAAGCGGGGCCACGGGTACTGCCAGCGCTGCCGGAACGTATCGGCGGCCCTGTGCATAAAACCCTGGAGAAACTCGGGGTCAACGTCATGACCAATGCCGCCGTCAGTGAAGTGACGGCCGACAGCCTGATCACCGCCGATGGCAAAGTCATCAATGCCAGCCTGAAAGTCTGGGCGGCCGGGATTCGTGCACCGGGTTTCCTCAAGGACATCGATGGCCTGGAAACCAACCGGATCAATCAGCTGCACGTGCTGCCGACCCTGCAAACCACCCGCGACGAGAACATCTTCGCCTTCGGTGACTGCGCGGCGTGCCCGCAGCCGGGCACCGACCGCAATGTGCCGCCGCGCGCCCAGGCTGCGCATCAGCAAGCTTCGTTGCTGGCCAAATCGCTGAAACTGCGAATTGAAGGCAAGCCTCTGCCGGCTTACAAATACACCGACTACGGCTCACTGATCTCGCTGTCGCGTTTTTCGGCTGTGGGTAACTTGATGGGCAACCTCACCGGCAGCGTGATGCTTGAAGGCTGGCTGGCGCGGATGTTTTACGTGTCGCTGTATCGCATGCACCAGATGGCGTTGTATGGCGCGTTTCGTACGGCGATGTTGATGTTGGGCAGCAAGATCGGGCGCGGGACTGAGCCACGGCTCAAACTTCACTAA
- the clpB gene encoding ATP-dependent chaperone ClpB — protein MRIDRLTSKLQLALSDAQSLAVGLDHPGIEPAHLMQAMLEQQGGSIKPLLMQVGFDVNSLRKELTKELDQLPKIQNPTGDVNMSQDLARLLNQADRLAQQKGDQFISSELVLLAAMDENSKLGKLLLGQGVSKKALENAITNLRGGEAVNDANHEESRQALDKYTVDLTKRAEEGKLDPVIGRDDEIRRTIQVLQRRTKNNPVLIGEPGVGKTAIAEGLAQRIINGEVPDGLKGKRLLSLDMGSLIAGAKYRGEFEERLKSLLNELSKQEGQIILFIDELHTMVGAGKGEGSMDAGNMLKPALARGELHCVGATTLNEYRQYIEKDAALERRFQKVLVDEPSEEDTIAILRGLKERYEVHHKVAITDGAIIAAAKLSHRYITDRQLPDKAIDLIDEAASRIRMEIDSKPEVLDRLERRLIQLKVESQALKKESDDAAKKRLEKLQEEIVRHEREYSDLEEIWNAEKAEVQGSAQIQQKIEQSRQELEAARRKGDLNRMAELQYGIIPDLERSLQMVDQHGKTENQLLRSKVTEEEIAEVVSKWTGIPVSKMLEGEREKLMKMESLLHQRVIGQDEAVIAVSNAVRRSRAGLSDPNRPSGSFMFLGPTGVGKTELCKALAEFLFDTEEAMVRIDMSEFMEKHSVARLIGAPPGYVGYEEGGYLTEAVRRKPYSVILLDEVEKAHPDVFNILLQVLEDGRLTDSHGRTVDFKNTVIVMTSNLGSVQIQELVGDREAQRAAVMDAISTHFRPEFINRVDEVVIFEPLARDQIAGITEIQLGRLRSRLTERELKLDLSPEAMDKLIAVGYDPVYGARPLKRAIQRWIENPLAQLILSGRFMPGDTATGTVENDEIVFV, from the coding sequence ATGCGTATAGACCGTTTAACCAGCAAGTTGCAGTTAGCCTTGTCCGACGCCCAATCCCTGGCCGTCGGCCTCGATCATCCGGGCATTGAACCGGCGCACTTGATGCAAGCCATGCTTGAACAGCAGGGTGGTTCGATCAAACCCCTGTTGATGCAGGTTGGCTTCGACGTCAACAGCCTGCGCAAAGAGCTGACCAAAGAGCTCGATCAACTACCAAAAATCCAGAACCCGACCGGCGACGTCAACATGTCGCAGGATCTGGCGCGTCTGCTCAACCAGGCCGACCGCCTGGCCCAGCAGAAGGGCGACCAGTTCATCTCCAGCGAGTTGGTGTTGCTCGCCGCCATGGACGAGAACAGCAAGCTTGGCAAATTGTTGCTCGGTCAGGGCGTCAGCAAGAAAGCCCTGGAAAACGCGATCACCAACCTGCGTGGTGGTGAGGCCGTCAATGACGCCAACCATGAAGAATCGCGCCAGGCGCTGGATAAATACACCGTCGACCTGACCAAGCGTGCCGAAGAAGGCAAGCTCGATCCGGTGATCGGCCGTGACGACGAAATTCGCCGGACCATTCAAGTCCTGCAACGCCGCACCAAGAACAACCCGGTGCTGATCGGTGAGCCTGGCGTGGGTAAAACCGCCATCGCCGAAGGCCTGGCCCAGCGCATCATCAACGGCGAAGTGCCAGATGGACTCAAGGGCAAGCGCCTGCTGTCCCTGGACATGGGGTCGCTGATTGCCGGTGCCAAGTACCGTGGCGAGTTCGAAGAACGCCTCAAATCCCTGCTCAACGAACTGTCGAAGCAGGAAGGGCAGATCATTCTGTTCATCGACGAACTGCACACCATGGTCGGCGCCGGTAAAGGCGAAGGCTCGATGGACGCGGGCAATATGCTCAAGCCAGCGTTGGCCCGTGGTGAGCTGCACTGCGTCGGCGCGACCACACTCAACGAGTACCGCCAATATATAGAGAAGGATGCGGCCCTCGAGCGGCGCTTCCAGAAAGTCTTGGTGGATGAGCCGAGTGAAGAAGACACCATCGCGATTCTGCGTGGCCTGAAAGAGCGTTATGAGGTTCACCATAAGGTGGCGATTACCGACGGCGCAATCATCGCTGCGGCCAAGCTCAGTCACCGCTACATCACCGATCGTCAGCTGCCGGACAAAGCCATCGACCTGATCGACGAAGCGGCCAGCCGCATCCGCATGGAGATCGACTCCAAGCCGGAAGTACTGGATCGTCTGGAGCGTCGGCTGATTCAGCTGAAGGTGGAATCCCAGGCGCTGAAGAAAGAAAGCGACGACGCGGCGAAGAAACGCCTGGAAAAACTCCAGGAAGAGATCGTCCGTCACGAACGTGAGTACTCGGACCTGGAGGAAATCTGGAACGCGGAAAAAGCCGAAGTCCAGGGTTCTGCGCAGATCCAGCAGAAAATCGAACAGTCCCGTCAGGAACTGGAAGCTGCCCGCCGCAAAGGCGATCTGAACCGCATGGCGGAGTTGCAGTACGGGATCATCCCGGACCTGGAGCGCAGCCTGCAAATGGTCGACCAACATGGCAAAACTGAAAACCAGTTACTGCGCAGCAAAGTGACTGAAGAAGAGATCGCCGAAGTCGTGTCGAAGTGGACCGGTATTCCGGTGTCGAAAATGCTCGAAGGCGAGCGCGAAAAACTGATGAAGATGGAAAGCCTGTTGCACCAACGTGTGATCGGCCAGGACGAAGCGGTAATTGCCGTTTCCAATGCGGTGCGGCGCTCCCGCGCCGGTTTGTCCGACCCGAATCGCCCGAGCGGTTCGTTCATGTTCCTCGGCCCGACCGGTGTCGGTAAAACCGAGCTGTGCAAGGCACTGGCCGAGTTCCTCTTTGATACGGAAGAGGCGATGGTGCGGATCGACATGTCCGAGTTCATGGAGAAACATTCCGTGGCTCGCCTGATCGGGGCGCCACCAGGCTACGTAGGCTATGAAGAGGGCGGTTACCTGACCGAGGCGGTGCGTCGCAAGCCTTATTCGGTGATCCTCCTGGATGAGGTCGAGAAGGCCCACCCGGACGTTTTCAACATCTTGCTGCAAGTGCTGGAGGATGGCCGGCTGACCGACAGTCATGGCCGCACGGTGGATTTCAAAAATACCGTGATTGTCATGACATCCAACCTCGGTTCGGTGCAGATCCAGGAGTTGGTCGGTGATCGTGAGGCTCAGCGTGCGGCAGTGATGGACGCAATTTCCACGCACTTCCGGCCGGAGTTCATCAACCGGGTCGATGAAGTGGTGATCTTCGAGCCGCTGGCTCGGGATCAGATCGCGGGCATTACCGAGATCCAGTTGGGTCGCCTGCGCAGTCGCCTGACCGAGCGCGAGTTGAAGCTTGATCTGAGCCCTGAGGCCATGGATAAGCTGATCGCGGTGGGTTACGACCCGGTTTACGGCGCACGGCCGCTCAAACGAGCCATTCAGCGCTGGATCGAGAACCCGCTGGCGCAGCTGATTCTGTCCGGTCGTTTCATGCCAGGCGACACCGCAACAGGCACTGTGGAAAACGACGAAATCGTTTTCGTCTGA
- the pgeF gene encoding peptidoglycan editing factor PgeF: protein MSDWLIPDWPAPAGVKACVTTRAGGVSLAPFDSLNLGDHVDDSPEAVAENRRRLTDHFSIQPAWLNQVHGIAVAHADPSLTATADASWTATPGIACTAMTADCLPALFCDRAGTRVAAAHAGWRGLAAGVLEATLDSLAVPPEEVLVWLGPAIGPQAFEVGPEVRETFVEQLPEAAKAFVPSQNAGKFMADIYELARLRLATRGVTAVYGGGFCTVTDPRFFSYRRSPRTGRFASLVWLER, encoded by the coding sequence ATGAGTGACTGGCTGATTCCCGACTGGCCTGCGCCTGCCGGGGTGAAAGCCTGTGTTACCACCCGTGCGGGCGGCGTCAGTCTGGCGCCGTTCGACAGCCTCAATCTCGGCGATCACGTCGATGACAGCCCCGAAGCTGTTGCCGAAAACCGCCGTCGCCTCACCGATCATTTCTCTATTCAACCGGCCTGGTTAAATCAGGTTCACGGCATTGCCGTGGCCCACGCAGACCCAAGCCTTACGGCCACTGCCGATGCCAGCTGGACGGCAACACCCGGTATTGCCTGCACGGCGATGACCGCGGATTGCCTGCCGGCGCTGTTCTGTGACCGTGCCGGTACTCGCGTAGCGGCGGCTCATGCCGGATGGCGCGGGTTGGCGGCGGGTGTGCTGGAAGCAACCCTCGACAGCCTGGCCGTGCCGCCAGAAGAAGTGCTGGTCTGGCTCGGCCCCGCCATTGGTCCGCAAGCCTTTGAAGTCGGCCCGGAAGTGCGCGAAACCTTCGTCGAACAATTGCCCGAAGCCGCCAAAGCCTTTGTGCCGAGTCAAAATGCTGGCAAATTCATGGCCGACATCTATGAGCTGGCGCGTTTGCGCCTGGCCACTCGCGGGGTTACCGCTGTTTATGGCGGCGGTTTCTGCACCGTGACCGATCCTCGCTTCTTTTCCTACCGCCGCAGCCCGCGCACCGGTCGGTTTGCCTCCTTGGTCTGGCTCGAACGCTAG
- the rluD gene encoding 23S rRNA pseudouridine(1911/1915/1917) synthase RluD has protein sequence MSDKIELRAEVPSELGGQRLDQVAAQLFAEHSRSRLSAWIKDGRLTVDGAVIRPRDIVHGGAILELTAEQEAQGEWIAQDIELDIVYEDDDILVINKPAGLVVHPAAGHADGTLLNALLHHVPDIINVPRAGIVHRLDKDTTGLMVVAKTIQAQTQLVTQLQSRSVSRIYECIVIGVVTAGGKINAPIGRHGQQRQRMAVMEGGKQAVSHYRVLERFRSHTHVRVKLETGRTHQIRVHMAHINYPLVGDPAYGGRFRIPPAASVTMVESLKAFPRQALHARFLELDHPTTGKRMSWESPLPDDFVWLLTLLKQDREAFIG, from the coding sequence ATGTCCGATAAAATTGAACTTCGCGCAGAGGTGCCGTCCGAATTGGGCGGCCAACGCCTCGATCAAGTCGCCGCACAATTATTCGCTGAGCACTCGCGCTCGCGCCTTTCCGCCTGGATCAAAGACGGCCGCCTGACTGTGGATGGGGCGGTTATCCGCCCGCGAGACATTGTTCACGGTGGTGCCATTCTTGAACTCACTGCCGAGCAGGAAGCTCAGGGCGAATGGATCGCTCAAGACATCGAGCTGGACATCGTCTATGAAGACGACGACATCCTGGTGATCAACAAACCCGCGGGCCTGGTGGTGCATCCTGCCGCCGGTCACGCTGATGGCACCTTGCTCAACGCCTTGCTGCACCACGTGCCGGACATCATCAATGTGCCCCGCGCCGGTATCGTGCATCGCCTGGACAAGGACACCACCGGTCTGATGGTGGTGGCCAAGACCATTCAGGCGCAGACACAGCTTGTCACGCAATTGCAGAGCCGCAGCGTAAGCCGGATCTACGAGTGCATCGTGATCGGTGTGGTGACTGCCGGCGGCAAGATCAACGCGCCGATCGGTCGTCACGGTCAGCAACGCCAGCGCATGGCCGTGATGGAAGGTGGCAAGCAGGCCGTCAGTCATTACCGCGTGCTCGAGCGTTTCCGCTCCCACACGCACGTGCGGGTGAAGCTGGAAACCGGTCGTACGCACCAGATTCGTGTGCACATGGCCCATATCAACTATCCGTTGGTCGGAGATCCTGCCTACGGCGGTCGTTTCCGCATTCCGCCGGCAGCCAGTGTGACCATGGTCGAATCGTTGAAGGCGTTCCCGCGTCAGGCACTGCATGCGCGGTTCCTGGAACTGGATCACCCGACCACCGGTAAACGCATGAGCTGGGAATCGCCACTGCCGGATGATTTCGTCTGGTTGCTGACGCTGCTCAAGCAAGACCGCGAGGCGTTCATCGGATGA